A stretch of the Bradyrhizobium sp. CCBAU 53351 genome encodes the following:
- a CDS encoding C40 family peptidase — translation MHDPQYDPRLTPARGDLAAKYLEGKVAADRFVTGEECEVIEPVAPVREQPSSNAMLMTEALRGERVTIYDRNGEGWTWGQLNGDGYVGWLPDAALAKPTAGPTHKVSALRTFAFPGPSIKLPPADTLVMGSRLAVAREDGSFAVTCDGKYLPKTHIAPLDHREPDFVAVADRFVGTPYLWGGKSSLGIDCSGLVQVSLTAAGIGCPRDSDMQLAGLGRALEPYERSRLQRGDLIFWKGHVAIVRDGSTMVHANAHHMATMIEPIEPAIARIRQAGSEVVAIKRL, via the coding sequence ATGCATGATCCACAATACGATCCGCGGCTGACGCCGGCCCGGGGCGACCTCGCCGCGAAATATCTCGAAGGCAAGGTGGCGGCGGATCGCTTCGTCACCGGCGAGGAATGCGAGGTGATCGAGCCCGTCGCGCCGGTGCGCGAGCAGCCGTCGTCGAACGCGATGCTGATGACGGAGGCCCTGCGCGGCGAACGCGTCACCATCTACGACCGCAACGGCGAGGGCTGGACCTGGGGCCAGCTCAATGGCGACGGCTATGTCGGCTGGCTGCCCGACGCGGCGCTCGCGAAGCCCACGGCGGGCCCGACCCACAAGGTCAGCGCCCTCAGGACGTTTGCCTTCCCCGGCCCCTCGATCAAGCTGCCGCCGGCCGACACGCTGGTCATGGGATCCAGGCTCGCCGTGGCGCGCGAGGATGGCAGCTTCGCCGTGACGTGCGACGGCAAATATCTGCCGAAGACGCATATTGCTCCGCTCGATCATCGCGAACCGGACTTCGTCGCGGTCGCCGATCGCTTCGTCGGCACGCCCTATCTCTGGGGCGGCAAGAGCAGTCTTGGCATCGATTGCTCCGGCCTCGTCCAGGTCTCGTTGACAGCAGCGGGGATCGGCTGCCCGCGCGACAGCGACATGCAACTGGCCGGTCTCGGCCGCGCACTGGAGCCGTATGAGCGAAGCCGCTTGCAGCGCGGCGATCTGATCTTCTGGAAGGGCCACGTCGCGATCGTCCGCGACGGCAGCACGATGGTTCATGCCAACGCGCATCACATGGCGACAATGATCGAGCCGATCGAGCCGGCCATTGCGCGGATCAGGCAGGCCGGCAGCGAGGTCGTCGCGATCAAGCGGCTCTGA